The following coding sequences are from one Triticum dicoccoides isolate Atlit2015 ecotype Zavitan chromosome 4A, WEW_v2.0, whole genome shotgun sequence window:
- the LOC119289795 gene encoding 7-deoxyloganetin glucosyltransferase-like isoform X1 — protein MGSLAAVERPHAVMIPYPAQGHITPMLKLAKLLHTRGFHITFVNTEFNHRRLLRSQPQGAVGGLLGLPAFRFAAIADGLPPSDRDATQDTAALSYSTMTTCLPRLKELIIKLNEEARSSGGALPPVTCVVADGTMCFALVAARELGLRCATFWAPSACGFMGYCYYKGLVERGLFPLKDEAQLTNGFLDTIINWIPSMPKDLRLRDLPSFVRTTDPDDIMFNFFIHETTAMSQASAVIINTFDELDTPLLDAMSKFLPPIYIVGPLHLTVRNNVPEDSPLLGIGSNLWKEQDEPLRWLDDQPPRSVVYVNFGSITVMSNEHLLEFAWGLANSGYTFLWNVRPDLVKGHDNAVLPPEFSAATEGRSMLSTWCPQEKVLEHEAVGVFLTHSGWNSSLEGICGGVPMVCWPFFTEQQTNCRYKCTEWGIGMEIGEEVTRTEVEAILREAMEGEKGREMRRCALKLQESVVASARHDGRSMRNVDRLIHEVLLA, from the exons ATGGGGTCGTTGGCGGCAGTTGAGAGGCCGCACGCGGTTATGATCCCCTACCCGGCGCAGGGTCACATCACGCCGATGCTGAAGCTTGCCAAGCTGCTCCACACCAGGGGCTTCCACATCACCTTCGTCAACACCGAGTTCAATCACCGCCGCCTTCTGCGCTCGCAGCCGCAGGGCGCCGTGGGCGGGCTACTTGGCCTGCCCGCGTTCCGGTTCGCTGCCATCGCCGATGGCCTTCCGCCGTCCGACCGTGATGCCACGCAGGACACCGCTGCGCTGTCCTACTCTACCATGACGACCTGCCTCCCGAGGCTCAAGGAGCTCATCATCAAGCTCAACGAGGAGGCCCGGTCCTCCGGCGGCGCGCTGCCGCCTGTGACCTGCGTGGTGGCCGATGGCACCATGTGTTTCGCTCTTGTCGCCGCGCGCGAGCTCGGCCTCCGCTGCGCCACGTTCTGGGCCCCCAGCGCCTGTGGTTTCATGGGCTACTGCTACTACAAGGGTCTAGTCGAGCGTGGTCTCTTCCCTCTCAAAG ATGAGGCACAGTTGACCAATGGATTCTTGGACACGATCATAAACTGGATACCCTCGATGCCAAAGGACCTGCGGCTGCGTGACCTCCCGAGCTTCGTGCGCACCACAGACCCTGATGACATCATGTTCAACTTCTTCATCCATGAGACGACCGCCATGTCGCAGGCGTCAGCGGTGATCATCAACACCTTTGACGAGCTCGACACGCCCTTGCTCGATGCCATGTCTAAGTTCCTACCGCCCATCTACATAGTGGGGCCACTCCATCTGACAGTTCGCAACAACGTGCCCGAGGATAGTCCTCTCCTCGGCATCGGCTCCAATCTTTGGAAGGAACAGGACGAGCCTCTCCGGTGGCTCGACGACCAGCCGCCACGCTCAGTGGTGTATGTCAATTTTGGGAGCATCACGGTGATGTCAAACGAGCATTTGTTGGAATTCGCCTGGGGGCTGGCCAATAGCGGCTACACCTTCTTGTGGAACGTACGACCTGACCTTGTCAAGGGCCATGACAACGCCGTACTTCCGCCGGAGTTCTCCGCGGCGACGGAGGGGCGAAGCATGCTCTCGACATGGTGCCCGCAGGAGAAGGTGCTGGAGCATGAGGCCGTAGGGGTGTTTCTCACACACTCCGGGTGGAACTCATCGTTGGAAGGCATCTGCGGCGGTGTGCCGATGGTGTGTTGGCCCTTCTTCACGGAGCAGCAGACCAACTGCCGGTACAAGTGCACGGAGTGGGGCATCGGGATGGAGATTGGGGAAGAGGTGACCAGGACCGAGGTCGAGGCCATTCTGCGGGAGGCCATGGAGGGGGAGAAGGGGCGCGAGATGCGACGGTGCGCGCTAAAGCTCCAGGAGAGTGTCGTTGCCTCAGCGCGGCATGACGGAAGGTCCATGCGCAATGTTGATAGGCTCATCCACGAGGTGCTGCTGGCTTGA
- the LOC119289795 gene encoding 7-deoxyloganetin glucosyltransferase-like isoform X2, whose product MGSLAAVERPHAVMIPYPAQGHITPMLKLAKLLHTRGFHITFLTNGFLDTIINWIPSMPKDLRLRDLPSFVRTTDPDDIMFNFFIHETTAMSQASAVIINTFDELDTPLLDAMSKFLPPIYIVGPLHLTVRNNVPEDSPLLGIGSNLWKEQDEPLRWLDDQPPRSVVYVNFGSITVMSNEHLLEFAWGLANSGYTFLWNVRPDLVKGHDNAVLPPEFSAATEGRSMLSTWCPQEKVLEHEAVGVFLTHSGWNSSLEGICGGVPMVCWPFFTEQQTNCRYKCTEWGIGMEIGEEVTRTEVEAILREAMEGEKGREMRRCALKLQESVVASARHDGRSMRNVDRLIHEVLLA is encoded by the exons ATGGGGTCGTTGGCGGCAGTTGAGAGGCCGCACGCGGTTATGATCCCCTACCCGGCGCAGGGTCACATCACGCCGATGCTGAAGCTTGCCAAGCTGCTCCACACCAGGGGCTTCCACATCACCTTC TTGACCAATGGATTCTTGGACACGATCATAAACTGGATACCCTCGATGCCAAAGGACCTGCGGCTGCGTGACCTCCCGAGCTTCGTGCGCACCACAGACCCTGATGACATCATGTTCAACTTCTTCATCCATGAGACGACCGCCATGTCGCAGGCGTCAGCGGTGATCATCAACACCTTTGACGAGCTCGACACGCCCTTGCTCGATGCCATGTCTAAGTTCCTACCGCCCATCTACATAGTGGGGCCACTCCATCTGACAGTTCGCAACAACGTGCCCGAGGATAGTCCTCTCCTCGGCATCGGCTCCAATCTTTGGAAGGAACAGGACGAGCCTCTCCGGTGGCTCGACGACCAGCCGCCACGCTCAGTGGTGTATGTCAATTTTGGGAGCATCACGGTGATGTCAAACGAGCATTTGTTGGAATTCGCCTGGGGGCTGGCCAATAGCGGCTACACCTTCTTGTGGAACGTACGACCTGACCTTGTCAAGGGCCATGACAACGCCGTACTTCCGCCGGAGTTCTCCGCGGCGACGGAGGGGCGAAGCATGCTCTCGACATGGTGCCCGCAGGAGAAGGTGCTGGAGCATGAGGCCGTAGGGGTGTTTCTCACACACTCCGGGTGGAACTCATCGTTGGAAGGCATCTGCGGCGGTGTGCCGATGGTGTGTTGGCCCTTCTTCACGGAGCAGCAGACCAACTGCCGGTACAAGTGCACGGAGTGGGGCATCGGGATGGAGATTGGGGAAGAGGTGACCAGGACCGAGGTCGAGGCCATTCTGCGGGAGGCCATGGAGGGGGAGAAGGGGCGCGAGATGCGACGGTGCGCGCTAAAGCTCCAGGAGAGTGTCGTTGCCTCAGCGCGGCATGACGGAAGGTCCATGCGCAATGTTGATAGGCTCATCCACGAGGTGCTGCTGGCTTGA